In Scatophagus argus isolate fScaArg1 chromosome 3, fScaArg1.pri, whole genome shotgun sequence, the genomic stretch TAGTTCTTCACTTTAGAGACGATATAAAAAggcaaagttgtttttttttttcagcatttcagacCTTGGGCTTCTTTATTCCATAAGAATTTTGTAGAGAACATGTTTACAAAAGcaagaaggtaaaaaaaaataaaaatggacagCAAGGAGGAAGAGCAGGCATCCGTTGTCTGGAAGCAGTTTCCATGGTGCCGTCATCCGGCAAATTTAAGGCTGCTGAATGCTtgtagaaaagagaaaataaaagaacaccCAGCCCTGAGGATCAACAGAAGAAACTCCAGCCCCAAATGCTGCCGGAGGTTTCATCTTCTTTTTAAGCTCCGCACACCCTTTTCATTTAGTGAAATTTAACCCGTGACAGGAGTGTGTTGTTTGTACACATGCCTGAGGTAGTGAAATATGATCCGACTGCTGGCAGCCTGCCCTCGGCCTCTGAGCATCCTGCGATTAGCTGAATTAactggattgtgtgtgtgtgtgctttatgagccaaatgtgacaaaaactcacataataacacagaaacactcagaaCTAATCATGTGATTCTCACTGTGTCACATATGACACATATTAACCACTACGCTGAGatgcacaatgtgtgtgtgtcaggcaaCACCATATCTGCTCTTCTTTGTTCCGTCAAGGTCATGTTGCTATGTTAAACTGTGAGGTCAGACTGggaagtgtgtgagtgagtgggtgagagtgtgtgtcaggtCAGTGGAAATGTACTGACTGACCACTGTGACTGCTGACTGGACTTCAATCATTAACCAGATCTGCCCTCACTCTACTTTCTCAGCCTTGGATAAAAGTGGTGATAACGTTAGCTACAGTAATGCAGACATTagattaataataacaataatgtttttctctccttagTCAAAATGGATCTTCACAACAAAGAGTTTCTGTCTGGGGAGATTTTGCCTGTGGTGATTATTGgtaagaaacaaacacacacacacacacacacacacacacacacacacacacgtacagctCACATTATGAAACGATCCCCTTTGTGTGCCTTTTGTCCTACTTTTTCTGAAGCACCTGAAGGCATCAGTAACCCGCAGTGGTTTTATAACAGGTGTATTACCAGCGCACTGCAAAAGCCGACCTGCTGCTTTCTCAAGTGCAAGAAATGAGTTGAGAGTTATAAAAGTATAAATAGTTTTACATCTATTTGCTAAGTATGAGGAGGGAgaatgagtttttttgtttttaatctatCCAACTCTTTAGTGTTTTGCGTCTGGGCTACAGCGTGACAACCCAGTAAAACACAGAAGTGCGTAGAAAGGAAGTGCTTTGGTTCACATTCATACAGCGATTGCTAATAATTACGTGCAGGCTAAAAGCTGCGTGGCCTCAGGACATGTCGACACAGCCATGTCAGGCAGGAAGTGGAGAGGCAGGCTCGCACTAATGTATGTGGTAGAAGGTGCACTGAAGATGTTGCCAGTCGGGTGTGTGTTGCAGCACCaccagcagaagaagaagaagaagaagaagaatcgaTATCCACTAAGCATTTTCTTATGAATGATGAATTATTATACTTTACAGATCGAACGCTCAATTAAAGAACTAcataaaaccacagaaaaagTCCAGATATGTTTTGGttagttttctttgtttttttgttccaaaGAAACGACATGTTTGTGGTCTGTGCTAAATGAGCTCAGGATTTGTATGTTGTGAAACATTTGGCAGGTTTCCTGCAAAATGAAAGTGGCTTCTTCATGTGCTCGTTGTACAGCCTGATCTGTGGTATTCAAACTTGCTGAGTCACGCTGCTGTGGCAGAGTTTCATACTGTAGTTACTGAATGACTGTGCGATGCAAGTAGGCGCTttcatggatttattttacGATTACGCAACACGGTTTGTccctgcaaaacaacaacaaattccCCTCAAACTGCAGGTGTAACCATAGCAACCAGCAGACACAAACGTTATGTTGCTGGTCAATGCAGTCGACCAATCACATTGCTTAGCTGCAGCTACATGACAGTCCCACTGAAACGCACCTGCTTCTCTCTCAGGTAACGGCCCATCGGGGATCTGTCTATCATACCTGCTGTCGGGTTACACCCCCTACCTGTCACCTGAGGCATCGCACCCGAACCCCCTGCTGCACAGCAAGCTGGGAGAGCAGCCTCACCTGTCGCTGCTGGAGcaggtagcacacacacacacacacacgcacgcacattAGGTTGTTTTGGCTGTATGAATTGACTGAAGGATCATAAACGTCCCTCTCTGGTCCTGTCTCTCTCTACAGGACCTGGAGTACCTGTGCGAGGGGCTGGAGGGACGATCGTCCAATCCCGTAGCTGTGCTCTTTGACTCGCTGCTGCTGCCTGACAGCGACTTCGGATTGGACCACACATCGCCGCTGGAATGGCGATACGAGCCCGAGCGTGCTATCCCTCACCTGGTGCTGGGCAAGGGGCCGCCTGGAGGCGCCTGGCATGTACGTCGATTAGCCCACTGATTACCTGTAGATTATTATCGATTATTCACTTGATGCCAGACCTAATTTTAGCGAAAGCAGTTTGGTAAACGGGGAGTTTAGGACAGCAGCGATGAGGTGATACTCTGGTTTAAGCTTTTGTATAATTTCTTTGCTCAGTTGTCTGTTTCGAAGAGACTTTATGATTATGCTTGTGTGGTTTAGGCTCATAGAAGCACACGTAAGCACCACACTGATGGATCTTTACGCTGAATTGTTGGGTCAATGctaatgttattgttttgtgaGTATTTGACTATACAAATATGTTGGTTTGCCAAAGGGAACGGGGTAATAAGATCTGTTTGACGTGTTGGGCTTCAATATTAAATATCATCTTTTATGATTGACTGTAACCTCTTGAATTGAATGGCTGTAACATTTCCTGACATACAGAAACCCATTACACAACATGAACAAGCTTGTCTTTGTAGACGAACGGCAGGACAAATTTGCTTAGCAGACATTGTGACAATGTATGCAAACACGTTTTGTTTCCCTTTGGCAGCTGCTTATTTGCACACGCCGGCAATGAGATGTGCCCGTCACATGAGGCGAACAGTTTGAAGAGCTTAATTCAGGTTCTCAACCGAGAGCTCTGAAAGTTAAATCTTTTCTAGATGACATTGAGATCAGTACAGCGGATCAATACAACTGATTGAtcataattgtgtgtgtgtgtgtgttcttcccAGGCCATGGAGGGCTCCATGTTAACTCTGAGCCTCGCTAACTGGATGGAGCTTCCCGGACTCAAACTGAAGGAGTGGATGAGAGAAAAGCGCAGGTCTGTCCAGCACCTGAGGCTCACATGACAACGTGTGCTAAATACACAACACagttaataaaacataataaaacatgttCAGTCAGCTCTGTTTTCTGCATGGAGTTAGTTAATAATCTGCGAGTCTCAGGCAACAGACAGCCAGCTGCAGATTTAGTGAACAGCCTGATAAGGTGTacacttattttattattaagaatttcccttcagggataaataaagggattctgattctgattttgattatatatttattttattttattccagaAACGTACGAAATGACCGCGCCACACCAGCAGAGATAGCCTCCTACTATCAACACTACGTTTCTCAGATGTCTCTGGAGCAGAATTTTGCCTGTGGGACCACGGTCACTTCCGTAACCAGAAAGCCTGGCGGGCAAGATGGGTCGCCGCCCTGCTGGAGAGTGACGGGACTGCAGCGCAGAGAGGGGGAAGAACTTGGGGGTATGTTGAACGAAAAGACTGAACGAAAAGGTGATATAACGTGTTGTTTGAGAATGAAAGCTAGTGCCACATGTTCACCTCCCCGTTTCCCTCGTCGTTTTAGATGGTTCTTCCGTCTCCACGGAGGTGCCGTTCTCCCTGTTGGCCCACAATGTGGTGTTGGCAACAGGGACCCACGACATCCCGGCCAGGCTCGGCGTGGAGGGGGAGTCCCTGCCCTACGTCTGCCACTCTTTCTGGGAGCTAGAGGCGGCCATCTCTCGTGGCGAACTCGACCAGTCTTCAGACCctgtgttggtggtgggggcGGGGCTTACGGCGGCCGATGCAGTACTGGCTGCCCACCATCTCAACACCCCCGTCTACCACGCCTTCAGACGCTCGGTCACTGACCCCGACCTCATCTTCAACCAGCTGCCCAAACTGCTGTACCCAGAGTACCACAAGGTGAGAGTTCGATACCCGAAGCAGCCGATAGTTTACCACACCGTCTGCAGAAACGTCACGTGCTTGATAAATCGTTTACCACATCTCAGCTATTCTTTTCTGTCCCTTGGCCTCCAGGTTCACCAAATGATGACTCAGCAGCAGTGCCGGCCAAGCCATCCACCACATGACCACACTCAGAGCCTGCATGACGACTCCaccccttcctctccttcctccctcccaccgTCTTCCTCCACCAACTCGTCCACCTCGTCCTACCCGGGTTACCTGAGTTTCCCGCGGTACAGGGTTGTGGCCTTCAGACCAGACAAGAAATGCGTTCTGGAGTCAGATGCTGGTCAGCAGATGGTGGTCCAGGTCTCCAAGGCGCTGGTGCTGATCGGCGCCCACCCAAATCTTTCCTTTCTGAATGACAATGGTCGTTCGCTTGGCATCAATCCCAGTGAGACAATCTCGTGCCGGAGGAACCCTATCGATGTGGACCCATTCACAAACAACGTGGTCGCGGCAGACGGCCCAGGCATGTACGCCATGGGGCCGTTAGTTGGAGAGAACTTCGTCAGGTTCCTGAAAGGAGGAGCACTGGCTATCGCTAGTGACCTCGCCaaaagacagagggaggcaggggaAAGAGAAGTGGGGTGCTTGACCACAGACAGATTCATGGACAGATGGGTGGACAGACAGGtgaccacacagacagacgcagAGGTTT encodes the following:
- the osgn1 gene encoding oxidative stress induced growth inhibitor 1, which encodes MDLHNKEFLSGEILPVVIIGNGPSGICLSYLLSGYTPYLSPEASHPNPLLHSKLGEQPHLSLLEQDLEYLCEGLEGRSSNPVAVLFDSLLLPDSDFGLDHTSPLEWRYEPERAIPHLVLGKGPPGGAWHAMEGSMLTLSLANWMELPGLKLKEWMREKRRNVRNDRATPAEIASYYQHYVSQMSLEQNFACGTTVTSVTRKPGGQDGSPPCWRVTGLQRREGEELGDGSSVSTEVPFSLLAHNVVLATGTHDIPARLGVEGESLPYVCHSFWELEAAISRGELDQSSDPVLVVGAGLTAADAVLAAHHLNTPVYHAFRRSVTDPDLIFNQLPKLLYPEYHKVHQMMTQQQCRPSHPPHDHTQSLHDDSTPSSPSSLPPSSSTNSSTSSYPGYLSFPRYRVVAFRPDKKCVLESDAGQQMVVQVSKALVLIGAHPNLSFLNDNGRSLGINPSETISCRRNPIDVDPFTNNVVAADGPGMYAMGPLVGENFVRFLKGGALAIASDLAKRQREAGEREVGCLTTDRFMDRWVDRQVTTQTDAEVCVLES